Proteins encoded in a region of the Salvelinus fontinalis isolate EN_2023a chromosome 17, ASM2944872v1, whole genome shotgun sequence genome:
- the asph gene encoding aspartyl/asparaginyl beta-hydroxylase isoform X3, whose amino-acid sequence MEVPIVKPTPVLEPAVVVEHTEEAKAQLASKNGKKPEVAGGSSFFTWFMVLALLGVWTSVAVVYFDLVDYQGVIGQLSSYDADGDGDFDVEDAKVLLDEPRPDRKRARHRANLIEPESPKTKVKKKEAATETKDENPGHVSKRKAKKENPLTKDVGWKLREALNQQLAIIHERMEAKKIAKMALAEVRNILAREKEKVLGVTRDEVAKKAKVATAARMENKPEKGEFKKALGKIRRGKEQKEKEGENKKEEKEGENKKEEHRKKAKKNATKPDKKSGKEVKGKRVEVPKDAKNRESPKAAAKKLKMSDKGVRK is encoded by the exons ATGGAAGTGCCGATAGTCAAGCCCACCCCGGTGTTGGAACCCGCGGTGGTTGTCGAACACACAGAAG AAGCCAAAGCACAGCTGGCCAGTAAGAATGGCAAGAAGCCTGAGGTAGCAGGAGGAAGCTCCTTCTTCACCTGGTTCATGGTTCTTGCCCTCCTGGGCGTCTGGACCTCTGTGGCCGTCGTCTACTTCGACCTGGTCGACTACCAAGGCGTCATCG GTCAACTTTCGTCCTATGATGCTGATGGAGATGGTGACTTCGATGTGGAGGATGCTAAAGTACTGCTAG ATGAACCTCGACCCGATCGGAAAAGAGCGAGACACAGAG CCAACTTAATCGAACCAGAATCTCCAAAAACAAAGGTCAAGAAAAAAGAGGCGGCTACTGAGACCAAAG ATGAAAATCCCGGACATGTTTCCAAGAGAAAAGCCAAAAAAG AAAACCCTCTTACCAAAGACGTGGGCTGGAAGCTGAGGGAGGCCCTGAACCAGCAGCTGGCCATCATCCATGAGCGAATGGAGGCCAAAAAGATTGCCAAGATGGCTCTGGCCGAGGTGAGGAACATCCTGGccagggagaaggagaaggtCCTAGGGGTGACGAGGGACGAGGTGGCAAAGAAGGCTAAGGTGGCAACGGCAGCTAGGATGGAGAACAAGCCAGAGAAGGGGGAGTTTAAGAAGGCCTTGGGCAAGATTAGGAGAGGCAAAGagcagaaagagaaggagggtgAAAAtaagaaagaggagaaggagggagaaaatAAGAAAGAGGAGCACCGCAAGAAAGCTAAGAAGAATGCGACAAAGCCAGACAAGAAGTCAGGGAAAGAGGTGAAGGGTAAGAGGGTAGAGGTCCCCAAAGACGCCAAAAATAGAGAGTCCCCCAAAGCTGCTGCTAAAAAGCTCAAGATGTCTGATAAGGGGGTCCGGAAATGA
- the asph gene encoding aspartyl/asparaginyl beta-hydroxylase isoform X1, translating into MEVPIVKPTPVLEPAVVVEHTEEAKAQLASKNGKKPEVAGGSSFFTWFMVLALLGVWTSVAVVYFDLVDYQGVIANAKDLHIKLSETLQGQLSSYDADGDGDFDVEDAKVLLDEPRPDRKRARHRANLIEPESPKTKVKKKEAATETKDENPGHVSKRKAKKENPLTKDVGWKLREALNQQLAIIHERMEAKKIAKMALAEVRNILAREKEKVLGVTRDEVAKKAKVATAARMENKPEKGEFKKALGKIRRGKEQKEKEGENKKEEKEGENKKEEHRKKAKKNATKPDKKSGKEVKGKRVEVPKDAKNRESPKAAAKKLKMSDKGVRK; encoded by the exons ATGGAAGTGCCGATAGTCAAGCCCACCCCGGTGTTGGAACCCGCGGTGGTTGTCGAACACACAGAAG AAGCCAAAGCACAGCTGGCCAGTAAGAATGGCAAGAAGCCTGAGGTAGCAGGAGGAAGCTCCTTCTTCACCTGGTTCATGGTTCTTGCCCTCCTGGGCGTCTGGACCTCTGTGGCCGTCGTCTACTTCGACCTGGTCGACTACCAAGGCGTCATCG CCAATGCAAAGGACTTGCACATTAAGCTGTCTGAGACACTGCAAG GTCAACTTTCGTCCTATGATGCTGATGGAGATGGTGACTTCGATGTGGAGGATGCTAAAGTACTGCTAG ATGAACCTCGACCCGATCGGAAAAGAGCGAGACACAGAG CCAACTTAATCGAACCAGAATCTCCAAAAACAAAGGTCAAGAAAAAAGAGGCGGCTACTGAGACCAAAG ATGAAAATCCCGGACATGTTTCCAAGAGAAAAGCCAAAAAAG AAAACCCTCTTACCAAAGACGTGGGCTGGAAGCTGAGGGAGGCCCTGAACCAGCAGCTGGCCATCATCCATGAGCGAATGGAGGCCAAAAAGATTGCCAAGATGGCTCTGGCCGAGGTGAGGAACATCCTGGccagggagaaggagaaggtCCTAGGGGTGACGAGGGACGAGGTGGCAAAGAAGGCTAAGGTGGCAACGGCAGCTAGGATGGAGAACAAGCCAGAGAAGGGGGAGTTTAAGAAGGCCTTGGGCAAGATTAGGAGAGGCAAAGagcagaaagagaaggagggtgAAAAtaagaaagaggagaaggagggagaaaatAAGAAAGAGGAGCACCGCAAGAAAGCTAAGAAGAATGCGACAAAGCCAGACAAGAAGTCAGGGAAAGAGGTGAAGGGTAAGAGGGTAGAGGTCCCCAAAGACGCCAAAAATAGAGAGTCCCCCAAAGCTGCTGCTAAAAAGCTCAAGATGTCTGATAAGGGGGTCCGGAAATGA
- the asph gene encoding aspartyl/asparaginyl beta-hydroxylase isoform X2, which produces MAPKKNARGHKMKEAKAQLASKNGKKPEVAGGSSFFTWFMVLALLGVWTSVAVVYFDLVDYQGVIANAKDLHIKLSETLQGQLSSYDADGDGDFDVEDAKVLLDEPRPDRKRARHRANLIEPESPKTKVKKKEAATETKDENPGHVSKRKAKKENPLTKDVGWKLREALNQQLAIIHERMEAKKIAKMALAEVRNILAREKEKVLGVTRDEVAKKAKVATAARMENKPEKGEFKKALGKIRRGKEQKEKEGENKKEEKEGENKKEEHRKKAKKNATKPDKKSGKEVKGKRVEVPKDAKNRESPKAAAKKLKMSDKGVRK; this is translated from the exons ATGGCCCCGAAGAAAAACGCACGAGGACACAAAATGAAAG AAGCCAAAGCACAGCTGGCCAGTAAGAATGGCAAGAAGCCTGAGGTAGCAGGAGGAAGCTCCTTCTTCACCTGGTTCATGGTTCTTGCCCTCCTGGGCGTCTGGACCTCTGTGGCCGTCGTCTACTTCGACCTGGTCGACTACCAAGGCGTCATCG CCAATGCAAAGGACTTGCACATTAAGCTGTCTGAGACACTGCAAG GTCAACTTTCGTCCTATGATGCTGATGGAGATGGTGACTTCGATGTGGAGGATGCTAAAGTACTGCTAG ATGAACCTCGACCCGATCGGAAAAGAGCGAGACACAGAG CCAACTTAATCGAACCAGAATCTCCAAAAACAAAGGTCAAGAAAAAAGAGGCGGCTACTGAGACCAAAG ATGAAAATCCCGGACATGTTTCCAAGAGAAAAGCCAAAAAAG AAAACCCTCTTACCAAAGACGTGGGCTGGAAGCTGAGGGAGGCCCTGAACCAGCAGCTGGCCATCATCCATGAGCGAATGGAGGCCAAAAAGATTGCCAAGATGGCTCTGGCCGAGGTGAGGAACATCCTGGccagggagaaggagaaggtCCTAGGGGTGACGAGGGACGAGGTGGCAAAGAAGGCTAAGGTGGCAACGGCAGCTAGGATGGAGAACAAGCCAGAGAAGGGGGAGTTTAAGAAGGCCTTGGGCAAGATTAGGAGAGGCAAAGagcagaaagagaaggagggtgAAAAtaagaaagaggagaaggagggagaaaatAAGAAAGAGGAGCACCGCAAGAAAGCTAAGAAGAATGCGACAAAGCCAGACAAGAAGTCAGGGAAAGAGGTGAAGGGTAAGAGGGTAGAGGTCCCCAAAGACGCCAAAAATAGAGAGTCCCCCAAAGCTGCTGCTAAAAAGCTCAAGATGTCTGATAAGGGGGTCCGGAAATGA